The following nucleotide sequence is from Catillopecten margaritatus gill symbiont.
AATGGTGGTTCAAACTGGGGTCCCTTCAAAGGCGCCAACAACTGGTTAAACGACACAAACTTCGGCATGAATTTTGACACAAAAAATAAAACTAACACTAATGCTTCTGGCATTGCTGATGGTAACGCCTCTGGTATTGCCAATGGTTTTGCTAAAGGTCAAGCTGACGCTTTTGCTAAAGGTCAAGCCGATGGTTTTGCCAAGGGACAAGCAGATGCTTACGCTAAAGGCTATGCAGACGCAGTTGCACAAGGTGCTTCTAATAATCGTTAAATAAGCAATTTAAAGTAATTTAAAAAAGGACGTCTTGGCGTCCTTTTTTTTATTGGGAAATTCAGTAAAATAATTAAACATAAGTCTTGGTTGTCGTTATAATATCTCACTTATTCCTCGATAGCTCAGTTGGTAGAGCAATGGACTGTTAATCCATTTGTCGCTGGTTCGAGCCCAGCTCGAGGAGCCATATTTTAAAAAAGCCTATACTTTGTTATAGGCTTTTTTATGCTTAAAAATCAATGCCTTTCTGAGCTTTTATGTTTGCTCTAAAAGCGTGCTTTTCATCTCTTAGAATAGAAACAGTATCAGCAATTTTTATTAAATGATCACTGGCAGCTCTGCCAGTGATAACGACATGTTGATTTTTTGGGCGATGAGTTAAGGTATTTAGAATCCTTGCCTCATCAAGATATTGATAACTAATCATATAAGTCAACTCGTCAAGCACGACTAAATCAATAGATTTGTCAGCAAGGTATTTTTCAGCCACTGCCCAAGTTTCTTCGGCTTTTTGTGTGTCGTATTCTTTGTCTTGTGTGTCCCAGGTGAAACCTGTTTTCATGAAGGTGGTGCGGACATTGGTTTGTTGGGCGAGGAAGGTGTCTTCGCCTGTGTCTTGTACGCCTTTTAAGAATTTGACGATGGCAATTTGCATGTTATAGCCGAGTGCACGACAGACCATGCCGAGTGCAGAGGAGGATTTTCCTTTACCGTTGCCCGTCAGTAAAACAATGATACCTTTGTCAATATTGGCTTCTTTTATGCGGGTGTCGATGTGCGCTTTTTTGCGCTGCATTCTTTGTTTGTATTTATCTGGCACTGTGTTGGAAATTCAGGGCAGGGATAATGCGTGGTACGAGTGTGAATACAATGATAACTACGGTCATCCAATATAAAGTTGCTGGGATTTCAACTAATGACCAGTGGGCGATGTATGTTGGGAAATCGCTCCAACCTGTGTTGGTAAAAGTCTCGGTAAAGAAGTAATAACTACTGGTAACTGCCAACCATTGAGTTCCTACAGAGGCGATGATAACCAATGCATTTTTAATGATATTATTATCAACAGTCAATGAACTGATAAATTTACCTGACCAAAAAACAGCATAAAAAGTCAACGGCATAAAACTATAGGCAGGAGTGATGCAATTGGCGCTAATTCCTTGATGTACAATTGCATAATTATCAATCGCTACTGCACTGAAAATCAACACGAACGCTACCCAGAATTGGCGAAAATACACCCCAGCGATGAAGAGGGCGGGGATGGTAAAATCGGGCAAATGCACAAATGTTGATGCCCAATTGTCGTGTCCGCGTGTGGCAATCATTAATAGCACCATAAAAAATGTGGCAAATAGTGGCATGGTTTTGTTGAGTTGGTTTGTCATATTTCCTCCTATAAATGTTATCTTATTATACTGAGACCTTTGCATAAATATGAATAATCATCAAAACGCCACTTTTCGTCAAATTGAAAACTTTTTAAAAACACTCTTGGACTTGCTAAAAGTGGATTTAAAAAATGTACAATTTAATAAAATCTGTCATTTTGCTAATCATCCCTATTTATGCAAAGACCTCATACTACCTTAGAAGCGATAGTCTAATCCCAGCTCTATTGTTCTACCGAGATTTCTGAAACCAACCGCAGTTGTGTAATCTTTATTGGTTGCATTTTTGATATTTAGGGATGCTTTGACATTTTTATTAATGTCATAATTGGTGGATAAATTAAGTAAAGTGTAACCCTGCATTTCTATATTTCCTCTATCTAAACTGGAAGATTTTTTAATCACTTGCGCCTGAGAATTGAACTTACCATACGGTTTGTTCACCGTTAAGACGGTTGTATTTTTTGGTCTCCTAATGCTTTGTGTTGTTGCATCGCCTATTCTGCTTTTGTTATAGTTGTGGTTAAAATTAATTGTGTATCCAGCAATGTTGGTATTGGCGGATAACTCAACACCTTTGGATATATATTGACCGTTATTTTCATAATAGTCATTAGGATAGGTGCCTGCATAGGATATTTTGTCAATGACTGTGCTTTTGTACAGTTCAATATTTGTTTCACCCCACGAATGTTGTTTACTCAGGCCTATATTGAGGTTTTTTGAGGTTTCTGGATTGAGTTTTCCAGTGGCTCCATAATCATATTGAGCAAGAACGGGTGCGTTAAAAGCAGTGTTGTAGTTTGCTGTTAATTTAATGCCGTTATTCAGGTATTTGGCTATGCCAGCGTTGTAAATAGTGTGATTATCAAATTCATCGTGTTTGATGTAACGAGCGCCTACATTAGCATCAAAACTGTTAATATTTTTTTGCCAATTGATAAATAAATCTTGACTGGATAATTTTTTCTTATCTGTGGTATTTTCTTCGCTAACTTTTGACAAGCCAATATTTAATAAAGCGTCATTAACCTTTATATCATTGAGCAAAGTTATCGTTGTATTTTTATAATCTTTATCACTCCAACTTTGAAGAACGCCATCGGTATGGACATGCCGACTGCTTTTGATTTGAGAAAGTGAAAGTTTGGCTTTCCAAGTGTCGTTAATTTTTTTATTGATATTGGTTGAGATTTTGGTTAAATTTCTAACCCCTAGCCCTTGCCTGAGAGGTGTGGCAAAAGTACCTGTGGTGGCGGGAATATCATATTCAGTTTTATTATTAGCAACTAAATAACTTATATCAAACGCTTTATTACCCACTTTTATTTGAGTAGAGCGATTACTCACCCCATCTTTCTCACCCGTTGTATCGCCAGTTCTAACATTAATACCGTCAGTTGAATATTTGTTATGGGTAAATCTGACAAATCCCTCTTTACTGCCACTGCTCGCTGAGAGTGTGTAAGTTCTAGAATTGTGCGTGCCAAATTTGGTGCTTATGGTTGCACGCTTGCTATCTGCACTTTTTTTAGTGGTGATAGAAATAACCCCTGCAATGGCAGATGAGCCATATAAAACAGAGCCAGCACCTTTAATAATTTCCACTTTTTCAATATCATTGAGCGCAATGCTTGTTAATCCATATTCAACGGCGCCATCTGTAGAATTTGGGGGATTTATTTTTACACCATCAACCAAAACCAAAGTATGCCTTGACTCGCTACCACGCATAAATATGGCAGGTACATTGCCTTGTGGGCTTACTAATCCAACACTCGGCACCGTTTCTAAAAAATTCAAAAAAGTATTCGCACCTGTTGCTTTAATATCTTCTGCAGTAAACGAAAGTGCTGAGGTAATTGAGCCAATCACTGGGCTGTCGGTACGATATTCGGCATTCATATAAATGGGAATGGGACCGAGTACTGCGTTGATATTGGTTGTAGCAAGGGCGAGACTGGTCGCCAGTATGATTTTTTTCATAATATTTTATCCATTGTAAAGTTATATACCATTTTATAAATGGTATTAAAAGGTTTAATTATGTATCGGACTCATTTCCAATGTAAGAGGTTGAACCTTTTACATTGGAAAAATACCGTTGCAAGGACAGTGTCGGATTTTCACCGACTTCCATAATTAGAAACCCCTGTATTAACCCTGATAGGACTGGCTTTGTAAAAATCACCAACTGAATAAAATTTAACTTTTATTTAGTATTCATACTTAATGCAAGGATCTCAATTAAACTGAGGTACATTATAGCTGTTAAATAGCCGAGTTCTGATAAAATTATCTTCTTTAAAACAAGGGAGTTTGTCAAAATGAGCCAAGTGTATAACTTTAGTGCAGGTCCTGCGATGTTGCCAGCACAGGTAATGAGGCAGATGCAGGCGGAATTATTGGAATATGGTAATGCCAAAGCATCGGTGATGGAAATTTCTCATCGGGGTGCGGATTTTATGGCATTGGCTGAGAAATCTGAGCAGGATTTGCGTGATTTGATGAATATTCCTGATAATTACAAAGTTTTATTTTTGCAAGGGGGTGCATCGGCACAGTTTTCGATGGTACCGATTAATTTATTACATGGTAAAAAAGTGGCAAATTATGCGCATACGGGGCATTGGTCGAAAAAGGCGATTGCTGAGGCACAACGATATTGTAATGTTAATATTTGTGCAGACAGTTCGCATAATAAATATACGAATATTGACGATTTTGAAAATTGGCGTATTGATGAGCAAGGTGCATATTTGCATTACACGCCGAATGAAACCATTGCAGGCTTGGAGTTTGATTATATTCCAGAAGTGGATATGCCGTTGGTAGCAGATATGTCTTCGACGATTTTGTCACGAGAGATTGATGTGTCAAAATATGGCGTGATTTACGCGGGTGCACAGAAAAATATCAGTATTTCTGGCTTGACGATTGTGATTGTTAGAGATGATTTAGTGGGCAATGTAGTGGCTAATCAGCCAATTTTATTTGATTACAAAACGCAAATAGATAATGACTCTATGTATAACACCCCATCGACTTATCCTTGGTATGTGGCAGGTCGTGTGTTTGAATGGCTGAAAGAACAAGGCGGTTTGAGTGCGATGGCAAAGATTAATGAAAATAAGGCAAAGACGCTGTATGATGCGATTGACAACTCTGATTTTTATTCAAATCCAGT
It contains:
- the serC gene encoding Phosphoserine aminotransferase, encoding MSQVYNFSAGPAMLPAQVMRQMQAELLEYGNAKASVMEISHRGADFMALAEKSEQDLRDLMNIPDNYKVLFLQGGASAQFSMVPINLLHGKKVANYAHTGHWSKKAIAEAQRYCNVNICADSSHNKYTNIDDFENWRIDEQGAYLHYTPNETIAGLEFDYIPEVDMPLVADMSSTILSREIDVSKYGVIYAGAQKNISISGLTIVIVRDDLVGNVVANQPILFDYKTQIDNDSMYNTPSTYPWYVAGRVFEWLKEQGGLSAMAKINENKAKTLYDAIDNSDFYSNPVVEKYRSWMNVPFLLANEDLNGLFLEQAAECNLITLKGHRSVGGMRASIYNAMPQEGVDALVAFMQAFEKENG
- the btuB gene encoding Vitamin B12 transporter BtuB, with amino-acid sequence MKKIILATSLALATTNINAVLGPIPIYMNAEYRTDSPVIGSITSALSFTAEDIKATGANTFLNFLETVPSVGLVSPQGNVPAIFMRGSESRHTLVLVDGVKINPPNSTDGAVEYGLTSIALNDIEKVEIIKGAGSVLYGSSAIAGVISITTKKSADSKRATISTKFGTHNSRTYTLSASSGSKEGFVRFTHNKYSTDGINVRTGDTTGEKDGVSNRSTQIKVGNKAFDISYLVANNKTEYDIPATTGTFATPLRQGLGVRNLTKISTNINKKINDTWKAKLSLSQIKSSRHVHTDGVLQSWSDKDYKNTTITLLNDIKVNDALLNIGLSKVSEENTTDKKKLSSQDLFINWQKNINSFDANVGARYIKHDEFDNHTIYNAGIAKYLNNGIKLTANYNTAFNAPVLAQYDYGATGKLNPETSKNLNIGLSKQHSWGETNIELYKSTVIDKISYAGTYPNDYYENNGQYISKGVELSANTNIAGYTINFNHNYNKSRIGDATTQSIRRPKNTTVLTVNKPYGKFNSQAQVIKKSSSLDRGNIEMQGYTLLNLSTNYDINKNVKASLNIKNATNKDYTTAVGFRNLGRTIELGLDYRF
- the btuR gene encoding Corrinoid adenosyltransferase, which codes for MQRKKAHIDTRIKEANIDKGIIVLLTGNGKGKSSSALGMVCRALGYNMQIAIVKFLKGVQDTGEDTFLAQQTNVRTTFMKTGFTWDTQDKEYDTQKAEETWAVAEKYLADKSIDLVVLDELTYMISYQYLDEARILNTLTHRPKNQHVVITGRAASDHLIKIADTVSILRDEKHAFRANIKAQKGIDF